From Chloroflexota bacterium, the proteins below share one genomic window:
- a CDS encoding AAA family ATPase, translating to MDALRARWEQVAQGQGGTVLISGEAGVGKTRLIEEFAAAVRWRGGMVACGRCYEPEHVLPYQPLAEILRDLTMQEERVALALPAWVHGELARLVPELVTSLTQPEPPPSSVQPERQAILFHAIAAFIRHFASRRPLLIALEDLHWATDSTLAAIHYLARQMVDMRVLSVGTFRPEEVGETHPLATMASQLARDGLAQHLTLERLSVQAISELVRRTWKVDANAEFVKRL from the coding sequence TTGGACGCGTTGCGGGCACGGTGGGAGCAGGTGGCGCAGGGGCAGGGAGGCACGGTCTTGATCAGCGGCGAAGCCGGCGTCGGCAAGACGCGCCTGATTGAAGAATTTGCCGCCGCGGTGCGCTGGCGCGGTGGAATGGTGGCGTGTGGACGCTGCTATGAGCCAGAGCACGTCCTGCCCTACCAACCGTTGGCAGAGATACTGCGCGACTTGACCATGCAAGAGGAGCGCGTGGCGCTGGCGCTACCTGCGTGGGTGCACGGTGAACTCGCCCGCCTCGTCCCAGAACTGGTCACCTCATTGACTCAGCCTGAGCCTCCGCCCAGTTCTGTACAGCCAGAACGGCAAGCCATTCTGTTCCACGCCATTGCCGCATTCATCCGCCATTTTGCATCGCGCAGGCCGCTGTTAATTGCGCTGGAAGATTTGCACTGGGCGACTGATTCGACGCTCGCTGCCATTCATTATCTGGCGCGCCAGATGGTTGACATGCGCGTGTTGAGTGTTGGCACATTTCGCCCGGAGGAAGTCGGTGAGACCCACCCACTGGCGACGATGGCCTCACAACTTGCACGCGACGGCTTGGCGCAGCATCTGACGTTGGAAAGACTCTCGGTGCAGGCGATCTCCGAGTTAGTGCGGCGCACATGGAAGGTTGATGCGAATGCCGAGTTTGTGAAGCGCTTATAG
- a CDS encoding tetratricopeptide repeat protein, which produces MHYLVQVVTYTGIHHRRRRRLHCLIGETMESLHADQPAIAGALAHHFDTAGEVEKALHYHGLAAQGAASLFAWREAEVHQSRMLQLLEQLDPDRRRPDCLRRRGQMLTDRAKSRFLQAHLVERDADLTALGLLAKASGDDYLHLQTWIQRARYLNLDAQYEKAIAAAEEGLALANHLKDMAARCYLLTQIGFAHYFLGQPQPALTALESALAMTPEGDRETRRHITHTLGYVHFHLGNYARFLAYQQESYASHKAFSHYNGMAWAGLDIAATYLKMGHLAEAGQYVTEHLNMARRIGARSAEAYGLIQSGSWELCQGNYVAAVDCFQRSLSIQEELRTEHGRVAAEVGTGLALYHLGDLAEAQRWLKQAVERVRPIRHRRRLMEALIGLGLTEIAAGQLAAAHGALTEAVALARDIESRGNLAAGLAALARAERHLGDLALTLAHAAEAVQIAREIAVPVCEMWGELEMGLAGLAQGNPEAALEHTQRAVGLVSRSDESWVGTEEVHQAHARVLRALGRVEAAGEQVRRVEAIIASKAGRIPDPQQRQRYLEAVSRDLKGVRLLIVF; this is translated from the coding sequence GTGCATTACCTGGTGCAAGTAGTGACGTACACAGGCATACACCATCGTCGGCGGCGGAGACTACATTGCTTGATCGGCGAGACGATGGAGAGCCTGCATGCGGATCAACCCGCCATCGCCGGCGCACTCGCTCACCACTTTGATACCGCAGGCGAAGTGGAGAAAGCACTGCATTACCATGGTTTGGCGGCGCAGGGGGCGGCCTCGTTGTTTGCCTGGCGAGAGGCTGAAGTACATCAGAGTCGGATGCTGCAATTGTTGGAGCAACTCGATCCCGATCGCAGGCGACCAGACTGTCTGCGTCGTCGTGGGCAAATGCTGACCGACCGCGCCAAATCGCGCTTCCTTCAGGCTCACCTTGTCGAGCGCGATGCCGATCTGACGGCACTGGGCCTTCTAGCTAAGGCCAGCGGCGATGATTATCTGCACCTACAAACCTGGATACAGCGCGCCCGTTATCTGAACCTGGATGCGCAGTATGAGAAAGCCATCGCCGCAGCTGAAGAGGGCCTAGCTCTGGCCAACCATCTAAAGGATATGGCGGCTCGATGCTACCTGCTCACCCAGATCGGCTTTGCCCACTACTTCTTAGGACAGCCACAGCCAGCACTGACCGCCCTCGAATCTGCTTTGGCGATGACCCCAGAAGGGGACCGTGAGACGCGCCGACATATTACGCATACTCTGGGCTACGTGCACTTTCACCTGGGGAACTATGCCCGCTTCCTCGCTTATCAGCAAGAGTCTTATGCCAGTCATAAGGCGTTTAGCCACTACAATGGCATGGCTTGGGCCGGTTTAGACATTGCAGCTACTTATCTGAAGATGGGACACTTGGCCGAGGCGGGGCAGTACGTGACGGAGCATCTGAACATGGCTCGTCGCATTGGCGCGCGGTCTGCCGAAGCGTATGGGTTGATCCAATCAGGTTCCTGGGAACTGTGCCAGGGTAACTATGTGGCGGCAGTAGATTGCTTTCAGCGGTCTCTATCTATACAGGAGGAGTTGCGCACCGAACATGGGCGCGTGGCTGCCGAGGTAGGAACCGGACTCGCCCTTTACCATCTGGGCGATCTGGCCGAAGCGCAGCGCTGGCTAAAGCAGGCCGTTGAACGAGTGCGCCCGATCCGACACCGCCGGCGTCTGATGGAAGCGCTCATTGGGCTGGGACTGACGGAGATCGCCGCCGGGCAGCTCGCAGCCGCGCACGGTGCCCTGACCGAAGCGGTGGCCCTAGCCCGCGACATCGAATCGCGGGGAAACCTGGCCGCCGGGCTGGCAGCGCTGGCGCGCGCCGAACGGCACTTGGGCGATCTCGCGCTGACCCTAGCCCACGCGGCAGAGGCAGTGCAAATTGCCCGCGAGATCGCCGTGCCAGTCTGCGAGATGTGGGGTGAGTTGGAGATGGGACTTGCCGGGCTGGCTCAGGGCAATCCTGAAGCAGCCCTAGAGCACACCCAGCGTGCCGTTGGCTTGGTGTCTCGGAGCGACGAGAGTTGGGTCGGCACCGAAGAAGTCCACCAGGCCCACGCCCGGGTCCTGCGCGCCCTGGGCCGGGTTGAGGCGGCAGGCGAGCAGGTCCGGCGGGTCGAGGCCATCATCGCGTCCAAGGCCGGTCGCATCCCCGATCCTCAGCAGCGGCAGCGCTACCTGGAAGCCGTGAGCCGTGATTTGAAGGGTGTTCGCCTTTTGATAGTTTTTTGA